Proteins encoded together in one Scyliorhinus canicula chromosome 21, sScyCan1.1, whole genome shotgun sequence window:
- the rabepk gene encoding rab9 effector protein with kelch motifs isoform X4 codes for MNYTLGSIKISQKVMELLTALEPGESPQKATWYALVPRGENPDVRVGHTLTYVPDTSEKGTVIIVGGANPNGSFSDAHILNLETGVWRSPAVNGTPPTPRTCHGSAAAIGDCLYVFGGGDKGAEPVQDIQLHVFDKATLSWSQQSTEGKPPAPRHGHVMVAVGSKLFIHGGLAGKFFFNDMYFIDTVAANMRWKKVKMKGDIPGGCAAHSAFSHGKYIFIFGGMDATGALNTMYKYHVETNCWTLLEFDSSLPPGRLDHAMCVIPWKIREYETSSPASNNGLSAKGNTKESNKQSGNDGNFTQRNCSVVQNQTKNIVNLCLIFGGMDTQGEVYNDCFVTLINGY; via the exons atgaATTACACCTTAGGGTCCATAAAG ATTTCTCAAAAGGTTATGGAATTGCTAACTGCCTTGGAGCCAGGGGAAAGTCCCCAAAAAGCAACATG GTATGCTCTTGTACCAAGAGGGGAGAATCCAGATGTCCGAGTTGGTCATACTCTcacatacgttccagatacctccgaGAAAGGGACGGTCATTATAGTTGGAGGAGCAAACCCAAATGGAAGTTTTTCTGATGCCCACATCTTAAATCTGG AAACTGGAGTGTGGAGAAGCCCAGCAGTAAATGGCACTCCACCAACACCCCGAACATGTCATGGATCTGCTGCAGCTATTGGAGATTGCCTCTATGTTTTTGGTGGTGGAGACAAGGGAGCAGAACCTGTACAAGATATACAACTTCATGTGTTTGATAAAG CCACACTTAGCTGGTCACAGCAGTCAACAGAAGGAAAACCACCAGCCCCAAGACATGGCCATGTGATGGTTGCTGTTGGTAGCAAATTATTCATCCACGGTGGATTAGctgggaagtttttttttaatgatatgTATTTCATTGATACAG TTGCAGCTAACATGAGATGGAAAAAAGTAAAAATGAAGGGTGACATCCCAGGAGGCTGTGCAGCTCACTCTGCATTTTCCCATGGAAAGTACATCTTCATCTTCGGTGGTATGGATGCCACCGGAGCATTGAATACCATGTACAAGTATCATGTTG AAACAAATTGCTGGACACTGTTAGAATTTGATTCCTCTCTGCCACCGGGACGACTGGATCATGCCATGTGTGTTATACCCTGGAAAATAAGAGAATATGAAACTTCATCTCCTGCATCAAACAATGGTCTATCAGCCAAGGGGAACACAAAGGAATCTAATAAGCAAAGTGGGAATGATGGAAATTTCACGCAAAGGAATTGTTCAGTAGTTCAAAATCAAACAAAGAACATTGTGAATCTGTGTTTGATATTTGGTGGCATGGACACTCAAGGGGAAGTTTATAATGACTGTTTTGTCACACTAATAAATGGCTATTGA
- the rabepk gene encoding rab9 effector protein with kelch motifs isoform X5 — protein sequence MNYTLGSIKISQKVMELLTALEPGESPQKATWYALVPRGENPDVRVGHTLTYVPDTSEKGTVIIVGGANPNGSFSDAHILNLETGVWRSPAVNGTPPTPRTCHGSAAAIGDCLYVFGGGDKGAEPVQDIQLHVFDKATLSWSQQSTEGKPPAPRHGHVMVAVGSKLFIHGGLAGKFFFNDMYFIDTANMRWKKVKMKGDIPGGCAAHSAFSHGKYIFIFGGMDATGALNTMYKYHVETNCWTLLEFDSSLPPGRLDHAMCVIPWKIREYETSSPASNNGLSAKGNTKESNKQSGNDGNFTQRNCSVVQNQTKNIVNLCLIFGGMDTQGEVYNDCFVTLINGY from the exons atgaATTACACCTTAGGGTCCATAAAG ATTTCTCAAAAGGTTATGGAATTGCTAACTGCCTTGGAGCCAGGGGAAAGTCCCCAAAAAGCAACATG GTATGCTCTTGTACCAAGAGGGGAGAATCCAGATGTCCGAGTTGGTCATACTCTcacatacgttccagatacctccgaGAAAGGGACGGTCATTATAGTTGGAGGAGCAAACCCAAATGGAAGTTTTTCTGATGCCCACATCTTAAATCTGG AAACTGGAGTGTGGAGAAGCCCAGCAGTAAATGGCACTCCACCAACACCCCGAACATGTCATGGATCTGCTGCAGCTATTGGAGATTGCCTCTATGTTTTTGGTGGTGGAGACAAGGGAGCAGAACCTGTACAAGATATACAACTTCATGTGTTTGATAAAG CCACACTTAGCTGGTCACAGCAGTCAACAGAAGGAAAACCACCAGCCCCAAGACATGGCCATGTGATGGTTGCTGTTGGTAGCAAATTATTCATCCACGGTGGATTAGctgggaagtttttttttaatgatatgTATTTCATTGATACAG CTAACATGAGATGGAAAAAAGTAAAAATGAAGGGTGACATCCCAGGAGGCTGTGCAGCTCACTCTGCATTTTCCCATGGAAAGTACATCTTCATCTTCGGTGGTATGGATGCCACCGGAGCATTGAATACCATGTACAAGTATCATGTTG AAACAAATTGCTGGACACTGTTAGAATTTGATTCCTCTCTGCCACCGGGACGACTGGATCATGCCATGTGTGTTATACCCTGGAAAATAAGAGAATATGAAACTTCATCTCCTGCATCAAACAATGGTCTATCAGCCAAGGGGAACACAAAGGAATCTAATAAGCAAAGTGGGAATGATGGAAATTTCACGCAAAGGAATTGTTCAGTAGTTCAAAATCAAACAAAGAACATTGTGAATCTGTGTTTGATATTTGGTGGCATGGACACTCAAGGGGAAGTTTATAATGACTGTTTTGTCACACTAATAAATGGCTATTGA
- the rabepk gene encoding rab9 effector protein with kelch motifs isoform X1: MNYTLGSIKISQKVMELLTALEPGESPQKATWYALVPRGENPDVRVGHTLTYVPDTSEKGTVIIVGGANPNGSFSDAHILNLDRHEWDVPEWKGLLPRYEHSSFVPVGRPGDLWLFGGADESANRNCVQVLNFETGVWRSPAVNGTPPTPRTCHGSAAAIGDCLYVFGGGDKGAEPVQDIQLHVFDKATLSWSQQSTEGKPPAPRHGHVMVAVGSKLFIHGGLAGKFFFNDMYFIDTVAANMRWKKVKMKGDIPGGCAAHSAFSHGKYIFIFGGMDATGALNTMYKYHVETNCWTLLEFDSSLPPGRLDHAMCVIPWKIREYETSSPASNNGLSAKGNTKESNKQSGNDGNFTQRNCSVVQNQTKNIVNLCLIFGGMDTQGEVYNDCFVTLINGY; the protein is encoded by the exons atgaATTACACCTTAGGGTCCATAAAG ATTTCTCAAAAGGTTATGGAATTGCTAACTGCCTTGGAGCCAGGGGAAAGTCCCCAAAAAGCAACATG GTATGCTCTTGTACCAAGAGGGGAGAATCCAGATGTCCGAGTTGGTCATACTCTcacatacgttccagatacctccgaGAAAGGGACGGTCATTATAGTTGGAGGAGCAAACCCAAATGGAAGTTTTTCTGATGCCCACATCTTAAATCTGG ATAGACATGAGTGGGATGTACCAGAGTGGAAGGGGTTACTGCCACGATATGAGCACTCCAGCTTTGTTCCAGTGGGCAGACCTGGCGACCTTTGGCTATTTGGTGGTGCAGATGAATCTGCAAACAGGAACTGTGTCCAAGTTTTAAACTTTG AAACTGGAGTGTGGAGAAGCCCAGCAGTAAATGGCACTCCACCAACACCCCGAACATGTCATGGATCTGCTGCAGCTATTGGAGATTGCCTCTATGTTTTTGGTGGTGGAGACAAGGGAGCAGAACCTGTACAAGATATACAACTTCATGTGTTTGATAAAG CCACACTTAGCTGGTCACAGCAGTCAACAGAAGGAAAACCACCAGCCCCAAGACATGGCCATGTGATGGTTGCTGTTGGTAGCAAATTATTCATCCACGGTGGATTAGctgggaagtttttttttaatgatatgTATTTCATTGATACAG TTGCAGCTAACATGAGATGGAAAAAAGTAAAAATGAAGGGTGACATCCCAGGAGGCTGTGCAGCTCACTCTGCATTTTCCCATGGAAAGTACATCTTCATCTTCGGTGGTATGGATGCCACCGGAGCATTGAATACCATGTACAAGTATCATGTTG AAACAAATTGCTGGACACTGTTAGAATTTGATTCCTCTCTGCCACCGGGACGACTGGATCATGCCATGTGTGTTATACCCTGGAAAATAAGAGAATATGAAACTTCATCTCCTGCATCAAACAATGGTCTATCAGCCAAGGGGAACACAAAGGAATCTAATAAGCAAAGTGGGAATGATGGAAATTTCACGCAAAGGAATTGTTCAGTAGTTCAAAATCAAACAAAGAACATTGTGAATCTGTGTTTGATATTTGGTGGCATGGACACTCAAGGGGAAGTTTATAATGACTGTTTTGTCACACTAATAAATGGCTATTGA
- the rabepk gene encoding rab9 effector protein with kelch motifs isoform X2 has product MNYTLGSIKISQKVMELLTALEPGESPQKATWYALVPRGENPDVRVGHTLTYVPDTSEKGTVIIVGGANPNGSFSDAHILNLDRHEWDVPEWKGLLPRYEHSSFVPVGRPGDLWLFGGADESANRNCVQVLNFETGVWRSPAVNGTPPTPRTCHGSAAAIGDCLYVFGGGDKGAEPVQDIQLHVFDKATLSWSQQSTEGKPPAPRHGHVMVAVGSKLFIHGGLAGKFFFNDMYFIDTANMRWKKVKMKGDIPGGCAAHSAFSHGKYIFIFGGMDATGALNTMYKYHVETNCWTLLEFDSSLPPGRLDHAMCVIPWKIREYETSSPASNNGLSAKGNTKESNKQSGNDGNFTQRNCSVVQNQTKNIVNLCLIFGGMDTQGEVYNDCFVTLINGY; this is encoded by the exons atgaATTACACCTTAGGGTCCATAAAG ATTTCTCAAAAGGTTATGGAATTGCTAACTGCCTTGGAGCCAGGGGAAAGTCCCCAAAAAGCAACATG GTATGCTCTTGTACCAAGAGGGGAGAATCCAGATGTCCGAGTTGGTCATACTCTcacatacgttccagatacctccgaGAAAGGGACGGTCATTATAGTTGGAGGAGCAAACCCAAATGGAAGTTTTTCTGATGCCCACATCTTAAATCTGG ATAGACATGAGTGGGATGTACCAGAGTGGAAGGGGTTACTGCCACGATATGAGCACTCCAGCTTTGTTCCAGTGGGCAGACCTGGCGACCTTTGGCTATTTGGTGGTGCAGATGAATCTGCAAACAGGAACTGTGTCCAAGTTTTAAACTTTG AAACTGGAGTGTGGAGAAGCCCAGCAGTAAATGGCACTCCACCAACACCCCGAACATGTCATGGATCTGCTGCAGCTATTGGAGATTGCCTCTATGTTTTTGGTGGTGGAGACAAGGGAGCAGAACCTGTACAAGATATACAACTTCATGTGTTTGATAAAG CCACACTTAGCTGGTCACAGCAGTCAACAGAAGGAAAACCACCAGCCCCAAGACATGGCCATGTGATGGTTGCTGTTGGTAGCAAATTATTCATCCACGGTGGATTAGctgggaagtttttttttaatgatatgTATTTCATTGATACAG CTAACATGAGATGGAAAAAAGTAAAAATGAAGGGTGACATCCCAGGAGGCTGTGCAGCTCACTCTGCATTTTCCCATGGAAAGTACATCTTCATCTTCGGTGGTATGGATGCCACCGGAGCATTGAATACCATGTACAAGTATCATGTTG AAACAAATTGCTGGACACTGTTAGAATTTGATTCCTCTCTGCCACCGGGACGACTGGATCATGCCATGTGTGTTATACCCTGGAAAATAAGAGAATATGAAACTTCATCTCCTGCATCAAACAATGGTCTATCAGCCAAGGGGAACACAAAGGAATCTAATAAGCAAAGTGGGAATGATGGAAATTTCACGCAAAGGAATTGTTCAGTAGTTCAAAATCAAACAAAGAACATTGTGAATCTGTGTTTGATATTTGGTGGCATGGACACTCAAGGGGAAGTTTATAATGACTGTTTTGTCACACTAATAAATGGCTATTGA
- the rabepk gene encoding rab9 effector protein with kelch motifs isoform X3: MELLTALEPGESPQKATWYALVPRGENPDVRVGHTLTYVPDTSEKGTVIIVGGANPNGSFSDAHILNLDRHEWDVPEWKGLLPRYEHSSFVPVGRPGDLWLFGGADESANRNCVQVLNFETGVWRSPAVNGTPPTPRTCHGSAAAIGDCLYVFGGGDKGAEPVQDIQLHVFDKATLSWSQQSTEGKPPAPRHGHVMVAVGSKLFIHGGLAGKFFFNDMYFIDTVAANMRWKKVKMKGDIPGGCAAHSAFSHGKYIFIFGGMDATGALNTMYKYHVETNCWTLLEFDSSLPPGRLDHAMCVIPWKIREYETSSPASNNGLSAKGNTKESNKQSGNDGNFTQRNCSVVQNQTKNIVNLCLIFGGMDTQGEVYNDCFVTLINGY; the protein is encoded by the exons ATGGAATTGCTAACTGCCTTGGAGCCAGGGGAAAGTCCCCAAAAAGCAACATG GTATGCTCTTGTACCAAGAGGGGAGAATCCAGATGTCCGAGTTGGTCATACTCTcacatacgttccagatacctccgaGAAAGGGACGGTCATTATAGTTGGAGGAGCAAACCCAAATGGAAGTTTTTCTGATGCCCACATCTTAAATCTGG ATAGACATGAGTGGGATGTACCAGAGTGGAAGGGGTTACTGCCACGATATGAGCACTCCAGCTTTGTTCCAGTGGGCAGACCTGGCGACCTTTGGCTATTTGGTGGTGCAGATGAATCTGCAAACAGGAACTGTGTCCAAGTTTTAAACTTTG AAACTGGAGTGTGGAGAAGCCCAGCAGTAAATGGCACTCCACCAACACCCCGAACATGTCATGGATCTGCTGCAGCTATTGGAGATTGCCTCTATGTTTTTGGTGGTGGAGACAAGGGAGCAGAACCTGTACAAGATATACAACTTCATGTGTTTGATAAAG CCACACTTAGCTGGTCACAGCAGTCAACAGAAGGAAAACCACCAGCCCCAAGACATGGCCATGTGATGGTTGCTGTTGGTAGCAAATTATTCATCCACGGTGGATTAGctgggaagtttttttttaatgatatgTATTTCATTGATACAG TTGCAGCTAACATGAGATGGAAAAAAGTAAAAATGAAGGGTGACATCCCAGGAGGCTGTGCAGCTCACTCTGCATTTTCCCATGGAAAGTACATCTTCATCTTCGGTGGTATGGATGCCACCGGAGCATTGAATACCATGTACAAGTATCATGTTG AAACAAATTGCTGGACACTGTTAGAATTTGATTCCTCTCTGCCACCGGGACGACTGGATCATGCCATGTGTGTTATACCCTGGAAAATAAGAGAATATGAAACTTCATCTCCTGCATCAAACAATGGTCTATCAGCCAAGGGGAACACAAAGGAATCTAATAAGCAAAGTGGGAATGATGGAAATTTCACGCAAAGGAATTGTTCAGTAGTTCAAAATCAAACAAAGAACATTGTGAATCTGTGTTTGATATTTGGTGGCATGGACACTCAAGGGGAAGTTTATAATGACTGTTTTGTCACACTAATAAATGGCTATTGA